A part of Desulfovibrio sp. Huiquan2017 genomic DNA contains:
- a CDS encoding ABC transporter ATP-binding protein — MGLILRAESLGFAYPRSNPVWSDVTLDARPGEVLSILGPNGTGKSTLLHCLAGLLMPRTGRVLAGDDDLASLGRRRTARAIALVPQTHSPVFAFRALDVVVMGRTPHLGPFASPSKRDLDAALAAMETMGIGHLANKDYSETSGGERQLILFARSLAQGAKILLLDEPTSHLDFGNQARTLGLIRSLADRGLAVVMTTHFPDHAFEISDQTALLTKGRLQAMGATGDVLSPQALSALYGLDVDIHRLDNGKTICSVRGEKA, encoded by the coding sequence ATGGGCCTGATCCTGCGCGCGGAATCCCTGGGCTTCGCCTACCCGAGGAGCAATCCGGTCTGGTCGGACGTGACCCTGGATGCCCGGCCCGGCGAGGTCCTGTCCATCCTCGGCCCCAACGGCACGGGCAAATCCACCCTGCTGCACTGCCTGGCCGGGTTGCTCATGCCCCGCACCGGCCGGGTCCTGGCGGGCGATGACGACCTGGCCTCCCTGGGCCGTCGGCGCACCGCACGGGCCATCGCCCTGGTCCCGCAAACCCATTCGCCGGTCTTCGCCTTCCGCGCCCTGGACGTGGTGGTCATGGGCCGCACGCCCCACCTGGGCCCCTTCGCCTCGCCGTCGAAACGGGACCTGGACGCAGCCCTTGCGGCCATGGAGACCATGGGCATCGGCCACCTGGCGAACAAGGACTACAGCGAGACCAGCGGCGGCGAGCGGCAACTCATCCTCTTCGCCCGCTCCCTGGCCCAAGGCGCGAAAATCCTGCTGCTGGACGAGCCCACCTCGCACTTGGACTTCGGCAACCAGGCGCGCACGCTCGGCCTGATCCGTTCCCTGGCGGACCGGGGACTGGCCGTGGTCATGACCACGCATTTCCCGGATCACGCCTTCGAGATTTCCGACCAGACCGCCCTGTTGACCAAAGGCCGCCTCCAGGCCATGGGCGCAACCGGGGATGTCCTGTCCCCACAGGCTTTGTCCGCCCTCTACGGCCTGGACGTGGACATCCACCGCCTCGACAACGGCAAAACCATCTGCTCCGTACGTGGAGAGAAAGCATGA